One genomic window of Amphiura filiformis chromosome 3, Afil_fr2py, whole genome shotgun sequence includes the following:
- the LOC140148113 gene encoding copper homeostasis protein cutC homolog, which translates to MEVCVDSVKSAVEAERGGALRLELCTNLMEGGTTPSLGMLRVIKEECNLPVFVLIRPRGGDFVYSDVELEVMRHDIKLFKASRADGFVLGVLNRRGEVDYERCEEFITTCRPLPVTFHRAFDMCEDPMSSLEAIISLGFQRILTSGQDSSALEGLPLLKELVSCANDRIIIMPGGGITRRNLERILKGSGAREFHCSARTSEQSTMSYRNSNVFMGASLRPPEFSMKFADAGLIQALNEIYQNFEDAQP; encoded by the exons GTGCCTTAAGATTAGAGCTTTGTACAAATCTAATGGAAGGTGGGACAACGCCTAGTCTAG GCATGTTACGTGTGATCAAAGAAGAATGCAACCTGCCTGTCTTTGTGCTTATCAGACCTAGAGGTGGGGATTTTGTTTACTCCGATGTTGAATTGGAAGTGATGAGGCATGACATAAAGCTATTCAAAGCAAGCAGAGCTGATGGATTTGTGTTGGGTGTTCTCAATAG gagaggagaggttgatTATGAAAGGTGTGAGGAGTTCATTA CCACGTGTAGACCATTGCCAGTTACATTCCATAGAG CCTTTGACATGTGTGAAGACCCGATGTCCTCATTAGAAGCTATAATATCCCTGGGATTCCAACGGATCTTAACAAGTGGCCAAGATTCCTCAGCACTAGAAGGGTTACCATTACTCAAAGAACTTGTGTCATGTGCTAATGATAGAATCATCATCATGCCAG GAGGAGGCATTACACGACGCAATCTAGAAAGAATCCTGAAAGGCAGCGGCGCCAGAGAATTCCACTGCTCAGCACGTACGTCAGAACAGTCCACTATGTCATACAGAAACTCTAATGTATTCATGGGAGCAAGTCTCAGGCCACCAGAGTTCAGCATGAAATTTGCTGATGCTGGATTGATACAGGCTCTTAATGAGATCTATCAGAACTTTGAGGATGCTCAGCCATGA